DNA from Rhinatrema bivittatum chromosome 1, aRhiBiv1.1, whole genome shotgun sequence:
TGTCCATGTTTCTTCTAGGTCTTTCCAAACCCCCTGATTATACAGCCTACActtcccccagttatcccagacccctcaaacccctCATAGAtgcctgtattttctttttttaacttacacctcctccacagcagaagtaaagttacgcagcactgGACGTGGGCAAGTGCCCAGATGTGTAGGTACTTGTGCAtgcatctcttggccctgccatGATATGCCCACAACATGCCCATACCACACCACATCACATTCCTTTTTCTTCCGAGGTGAGATCCGTGCACATTGACACATAGGAAGAGGGGTCAGGGTCAACTAGGAgtcatgcaggatgaagaaccagaagtgTCTGAAAGACCTCATTATtgagtgggcaaactggtggaataattggaaaaactgggaatgtccctcgcaTAAGCATGTTTTAAGATCCACTTACATACGTGTGTTAAAACCGGCAAAGTCCTATGAAATATATGCGAAGTAGGTTTGTTCGAGAAGccccttaaaattaggagcatacttacacacCGTAGGCATATTTAAATCATATGAACATAAGTGCACACGATTAAAAATGCTAATGTTTCTCCACGCAGCacgctctttttaaaattagcttgtATGTGTTTAAAAGAAGCATATATTCTTCAACGAAATATTGAATAAATGgtaatcaaaataaaaaacaaaggaaaaaaaaaaaagtaatacctTGATATATTTCAATAGTTTACGTATACCCCATGGAACGACAGCTAGCCATTCAATGCCTGAAATAGGCCAGGATGGGTCCATAACTTCTTCCACTTCTTCATCTGCTTTAAGGCTTGGCTCATCCTGTGCATAGGCTTTGTGCTTTATTTTACGAGAGGTATAATAGTTAAGACAAAAGAAGTCAGCAGTGCCCATGATCATTTTTGTCTCTTCCTCTTTGAATTCTGGAAGCCTTGAAGATGGAAACCCTTGCGCTTTACTTTTTGCAGCTATCTGAGATTTCATCAGAGCTGGGTAGTCACCATCAATAAATATAGGCTTAGCAAACCAGCCAAAAATAAAGGCCAGGTGTCGTTCGGTAGCTTTTTCATCTGCCACAGAAGTTGGGTCGAGAGGTTCTGCCCAATCTGAATTTAGGGCTATGGACACAAACCCACACTGCTTTTCCTTAAACTGTGAATGGTAGGTGTGCCAGGCCTTAGCATGTGCTTTTATCATGTTATGCGCTGCCTGGTATGCGCCTATTCCTGGTTCCTTTATCCCTGGAGCAAACAGTCCCTTTTCATATCCATATGTAGCAACAATAAAAGGttcatttattgtaatccacagtTTTACTCTGTTTCCAAAGGTACCAAAACAAAACTCTGCATATTTGTCAAAAATGGCAACTACTTTCTCGGAACGCCAGCCACCCTGATCTTCTACAGCTTGAGGCATATCAAAGTGATAGAGTGTTACCATGGGCATAATACCATTGGCTATTAGATCATCAATGACCTTGTTGTAATAGTCAATTCCTGtaaaaaaaatgacagaaaataagTGTTTACATTATATTACAAATCATTAATTGGCATTTTTACAATAGGAAATTAGTTGTATCTTGAACATTTGTttaccattttcttttctttttaagcaTTTCCTAACAAATTTATATTTGCCAGCAGAAAGCACGATATATGCATGCTGAACACAACAGGGGATCCAAACCTTTAAATTATAATTTACACAGTAACATAGcagatgacaacagaaaaagaccaattgacccatcctatctgcccagttattcctatcCACATTATAAGAATTATTCCATAGGGATGTGCGTTcgtttgaaacaaaaataaaaatgttaccaacattttccatttcaattaattttaaacaaaacaaatgaaatcgtgtttattttcctccatttcattttgaaaattaaagccTACAATGCTGCAGGACCCTTCGCTGTACTTTCCATCCCTACTGTGTAAGAGTTTGATATTTCTTTGTGGGACAGGAGTGAAAGATCTCTGATTGCTTCTGCCCTGCCAAGGACATTATTGGAAAAGATGCCTGCAGACCAAGGCAGCTGCCATTcttattggttttttttacagacaAAAAATTTCTTAGTATAAGGTAAGAGGGACTTCGGGTGAGGTGGGGGTGATGAATGGAGGAGTGCCCAGGAGTATTTTTACAGTGGCAggtctcaacattttttttttattttgtttttccttttgttttgttttgtttttttaaactctgtaTTTAGGAATTTTaaatgatacagaaagtaaaatcttAAGACATAATTAAATGAAACAGTAGTAACCCCTTTACCCACCCTCCCATGGTGCCAAACTTTGTAAtcgtattttttcattttaaagatacacaaagaaacaaattgaacaaacaaaacaaaaaaaatgaagatcccagctgccagccatagaaacctataggatatcactccttatcaaagtcagattttgttttcttcctcattggttctttgttaaaaacaaaagttCCATTTACTTGTATTGATTTATCAGTTGGCATTTCAGGTAACCACTAGTTTAAGAATCATATTTGAAAAACTATATATACCTATCTTTCGGCATTGCCTGTTATAGTCTTAAGATtagaattttaataaaataatagtagATATGAAAGGCAGATGGAGGTATGTCTCCTGGTTTGGGTTTTTTCCTTCATTGTTTTCAGGCCCAAAACTATGTAAAAATGTTGGGATTCATGGGTTTCGTGgactcttggcccgaggtggaggttgataccgcctgaggggtggagccccacaggtcttcactgtcgggaggcgaggtcagctgcagcaggggataCGATTGTAGATCTGTAGAGAGAGAACGTCCTGCGTcactgccacgtgatcgcagaTACCTGCACCGAGAAGTACTGTGAGGCGCCCCGAGGAACAGGATGAAGAGGCACAGTTCAGAGGAGTCACAGTTCTCAGGCAAGTTTGACAGTAcaagtaccagagcaggaacTCCGACAGAGGAGCGCTAGGCAGGCCAtgaggagcggggagcgcgaGACAGGATCTTCTGGAGGTGTGATGCAGAGACTGTCTCGAGGGGCGGGACAGCATAGTGACAGATTCTCCAGTGTGATgacgtaggcactaccccgaggagcgggaaagcacagagtcaagtctctgatgtagtgaAGTAAGCTGCCCTGAAGAGCGGGGATGCGTAAAGTCTCTGGTGCAGAgacataggcactgccctgaggagcgggggagagcacagagtacagtcactggtgtagagacgtaggcactgccccgaggagtgaggAAGCGCAGAGTTGAGTCTGCAATGTAGTATGGTtgacactaccccgaggagcggggaagcgcagagaagggatctctgataggcagttcgtgaggcaaccccgaggagcagggaggccagcAGGCATGACCTCTGGAGAGGCACAGGGACtacctccgaggagcggggaagcctggagaccaagTCTCCTACAGGAAGCTtaagcaggcccctgaggagcgggtacccgagccagagtccaaagCCACAGGTTGAGATCCAAGACAGGAACCACAGGTcccaggagacaggaacaagcaccagtaggCAAAGGAACTCGATGCCAAGTCAGCTAACGTAGGCCATGGGAGGGGCTTATGAATCCCCAGCTTGTGATGTCAGTCAGGGGACGccactgaggttcccgccatagtgCCTTTAAAGTGAGACCCGGTGGcatgtgcctaggaaggcccggagtcggcaTGGAGGTCGGCAGCATCTCAGCCGCCACGAGGAGTCTTGAGAGCCAGGAGGTACACGGCAGTAGCAGGTAGTCACAGCTGCGAGTTCACCCGAAGAGGACAGCAAGGCAATATATGACGTGAGTTGGGTTGGCCGTGGCCGCCCGCAGCCAACGGTCATAACAAAGAAAGAGTTTTAATGATTCTCATTGCTAAACATGCTGTATGAAATGCTAGAGATATATATAGAGCTGCTATTTTTAGGTTtctataaattgtaaatttagggaTTTTTATCTTTTTACTTAATTAGGGTTAAAAATCAGTGTTTATGTGAAACCACTACTATTGCTAGGTAACTCTTCCAACTGAATCAAATGCAGACATCTCCAAAACACAAATGTACTGGCATAACAAAAAAAAGTACTCACATGCCTGAAAGTAGCCAGCGCTCACATTTTTTGACACCTACTCCCCCCTCTCATCCACCACCACAGACCCAGAGCTCTTTACCCCACAACCCCAGCCCAACCACTCTCATCTTTCTCCCCACTCCATACCACTCTCAAACCTTCCACCCATGTGCACTCTGTCCTCTTACCACCCGCTCCGATGATCACCATTAGGAAGAGCTGTGCAACAGAGCAGGCAGAAGGAGGCGGAGAAAGAAGGCTCTTCAGCTGCTGAAACTTGGGCAGCTGAGGAGTTGTGAGCATGGAAATGGTGCAAGAGTACTAAGGACAGTGGTGTTTTAACTGATGTTTATCCAGTAAAcacttattttgtttattttttttgtatcagTTTGCATTATCAGTAAACACTTAAAAACAAAAGCTCTAGATATAGAGCAAGAAAAAACAATCATGTGTTT
Protein-coding regions in this window:
- the LCTL gene encoding lactase-like protein isoform X1; the protein is MTSDTQLHSYAFPKGFAWGAATAAYQIEGGWDADGKGPNVWDTFTHQGGDRVFKNQTGDVACGSYTLWEEDLKCIKQLGLTHYRFSLSWSRLLPDGTTGFINQKGIDYYNKVIDDLIANGIMPMVTLYHFDMPQAVEDQGGWRSEKVVAIFDKYAEFCFGTFGNRVKLWITINEPFIVATYGYEKGLFAPGIKEPGIGAYQAAHNMIKAHAKAWHTYHSQFKEKQCGFVSIALNSDWAEPLDPTSVADEKATERHLAFIFGWFAKPIFIDGDYPALMKSQIAAKSKAQGFPSSRLPEFKEEETKMIMGTADFFCLNYYTSRKIKHKAYAQDEPSLKADEEVEEVMDPSWPISGIEWLAVVPWGIRKLLKYIKDTCNDPIIYITENGFAQSDPAPLEDTLRWEYFRQTLLEILKGICLDKVNIKGYFAWSLLDNFEWIEGYSKRFGLFHVDFDSPDLLRTPYTSASEYAKVVTSNRLPEPDEMQR
- the LCTL gene encoding lactase-like protein isoform X2, whose amino-acid sequence is MTSDTQLHSYAFPKGFAWGAATAAYQIEGGWDADGKGPNVWDTFTHQGGDRVFKNQTGDVACGSYTLWEEDLKCIKQLGLTHYRFSLSWSRLLPDGTTGFINQKGIDYYNKVIDDLIANGIMPMVTLYHFDMPQAVEDQGGWRSEKVVAIFDKYAEFCFGTFGNRVKLWITINEPFIVATYGYEKGLFAPGIKEPGIGAYQAAHNMIKAHAKAWHTYHSQFKEKQCGFVSIALNSDWAEPLDPTSVADEKATERHLAFIFGWFAKPIFIDGDYPALMKSQIAAKSKAQGFPSSRLPEFKEEETKMIMGTADFFCLNYYTSRKIKHKAYAQDEPSLKADEEVEEVMDPSWPISGIEWLAVVPWGIRKLLKYIKKMDLLKVTLLHLRTLCDGSTSGRRCWRS